The genomic segment AAATCGAAGTTAGTATTGCTGATGAAGGTTTGGGTGTACCAGATGAAGATTTAGCAACAATATTCGATCGCTTTTTCCGTGTAGATAAAGCTCGTTCACGGGAAATGGGAGGAACAGGGTTAGGGCTTGCCATCGCTCGAGAAGTTATCGAAGCACATGGGGGCCGAATTTGGGCAGAACGAAACAAGTCCAAAGGTACAATTATTAAATTTACCCTGCCATACAGTGACTTACCGGAGGATGATTGGGAATGATGAAAAAAACAGGCTTTCGTTCATTTGTATTGACCCTTTTAGTCATACTCAGCGTAGTCCTTAGTTACTTGATTTGGAAGGGCCAGCCTGATTATGAAGCAATTAACGTAAAAGAAGTCGAAAAAACAACAATAGATAAAACGATGACGACTTCACAAGTATTCCGTCCGTATAAGCTAGCTGTGAACTCAAACGGTAAGAACTACCAAAGCTTAAACGCGGATTTACTCAATGAATTAATCGCGCAAGGAAAATCATTTAGTTTCTCAGAAGTTGTACTTGCAAATAAAAAAAATAATGAAGAATATGAAAAACTAATCCATAAAAATGGCACAATCGAAATCATTTATCCTAACAATATCCCGTTTTCGATTTTCGCTCAAATTTTCCAAGTGGAAGGTGAAGGATTAGAGTCAGCCTTCTTTAATCGGATAATTTTTGATATCAATGATACAGATACAGGGCTACACTCGGTTTATTTTGCCAATGATGATCAAGATAATATTTACCAAAGCTCTTTGCAAAATAAGGACATTGATAAAATTGAAAAAATTGTCAAAGCGAATGAAAGTAAACTGACCGAAAATGACAAGCTGATTTTAAACAAACGTAATCTGTTCCTTAGTTCGGATGAAACCAAGCTAAATCGTAAAAAATACATCATTGATTCACTGGAAATAAATCAGTTTACAGCTGCACTTTTCCAAGATTCTGGTGCTGTCAAAAGTGAAGGCAACACCTACACAGACGGATCAAGTGTGATTGAAATGGATACAGAAAATAAAGTATTAGAGTATGTAAATCCATCTCAAGAAAGAACGAATCCAGAAGATTTAAGCAGTGTAAAACGAGCGGGACTAATTCAGGATAGTTTTAATTTTATTAATGATCATGCTGGCTGGACTGGCGACGGGGCGTATTATTTCACTGGCTATAATGGTGAGAGCGCGACAACCAATTTTAGCTTGTTTGTGGACAATCTCCAAGTTTATAACGAAAATGGAATGGCTGATATGTCTGTAACTGAGGGAATTGAAGCAGTCTACAAATATATGCGCCCGTATTTCCGATTAGATACAGACGTTCCAGGAGAGAAAAAAGAAGAAACTTTACCGTCTTCCTACTCAGTTTATGAAGAGCTTTCCTCGAATCCTAATTTGAGAGCTGAGGATATTCAAGAGATTGTTCCTGGTTACCATATGACGAGAAGCGAATCTTCAGGCATGAACCGAATCGTTACATTAGAACCGACTTGGCTATACAAGTATCACAACAAATGGTTCATCTTCCAACAAACAAAGGAGGGTGAATAATAATGGATTGGCGAAGAACGCAACTGATATTTATTGTGACATTACTCATCCTAAACGTGTTTTTAGCAGTGATTTACTTTAATAAACAATTGTCTGATGATCCAGACACAATCGGAAATGAAACACTGGAAGAACGATTAAAAGCAGATAATATCACTTATCCTAATCTTTCCAGCAAACCTACAAATGGGGCAATTTTCACCACTGAAAGAGCTGCTTTTACGGCAAAAGATGTTAGTGACTTAAGTGGGCAATCAATCACATTAAAAGATAATAATAAAGAAATCTATTCTGTCCTCCAGACTCCAATTAAAGCTGGCAAAAAAGGAAATAGTGCCGATTTTAAAAAATTTATGGAAACAGAAATTTATCGAGGCGAATCCTATGAGTTTTGGGATTACGATAAAGAAGCGAAAACATTAACTTTTAATCAATTAATCAATAATAATATGGTGCTTTTTGATGAAGCGGGTCAAATTACTTTCTATTTAGATAGTAATGATCAGGTGGTGTCTTATGAGCAAACTTGGATGTCAAAACAAGACGATTTAAAAGAAAAAACAAACTTGATGTCAGCTGCAGATGCGTTAGAGGCTGTTTACCAACACGGGGAACTCAAGCAGGATAGCGATGTAGTTTCTGCGACATTTGGCTACTACACCACCGTGCAATTACCATCAGGAAATGTGTACTTCCCGGTTTGGTGTTTTGAAGTAGAACATGCAGATAAAACTAATTATATTTTAGTCAATGCAAAAGATGAACAAGTAATCAACCAATCAGACAATCAAACTACTACCACACCAGTCAGTGAATTATCCAGCCGTCAAAATGTAAAATAAGAATGAAGTCAGCCTAATAGTATCTTGAATTAGGTTGACTTTTTCAAGTGACGGCACATGCAATTTTGTGGGTTTAGCGTTACAATGAAAGGTATATAAGCCTTTAGGGGGATAAAAGATGTTCGCAAATAAAATTCTTACTGAAAAAGACACGGAACAAATCCGATTTAGTATATTAGCCAGTGGAAGCTCAGGTAATGCCACACTTGTAGAAACAGGCGACCAAAAAATTCTCGTAGACTGCGGTTTAAGCGGGAAGAAAATGGAAGGATTGTTTGCGCAAGTTGGTAGAGATATGAGCGATTTAGATGCGATTCTAATTACGCACGAACATTCCGATCATATTAAAGGTCTGGGCGTGCTTGCTCGTAAATATAAATTACCGATTTATGCAAATGCAAAAACATGGCAAGCAATGGACAATATGATTGGGGAAGTTTCCTCTGATCAAAAATTCCAATTTGACATGGAAACAGTAAAATCTTTTGGCAGTATGCAAGTAGAATCCTTTGGTGTATCACATGACGCGATTGAGCCGATGTTTTACATATTTCATAAAGGGAATAAAAAGTTCGTAATGATAACTGATACTGGATACGTAAGTGACCGCATGAAAGGACATATTGCAGGAGCTGATGCATACCTTTTTGAAAGTAATCATGATGTGGAAATGCTTCGAATGGGACGCTATCCGTGGAATGTAAAACGCAGAATTCTTGGAGACGAGGGCCATGTGAGTAATGAAGACGCGGCAATTGCGATGAGCGAAGTCATTACCGATCAAACGAAACGAATCTATTTAGGGCATCTTAGTAAAGACAACAATATGAAAGAACTTGCAAGAATGAGCGTAACTCAGACATTAATGGCAGAAGGTATCGACGTTGGCGGTAACCTGGAAATTTTTGACACTGACCCAGAAAATGCTACTTCTATCTTCACCATTTAAGTTTCACCAATTTGTTAAAGCTTTTTCATCATTTTTTCATATTTGTAGGTTACTATGAAGTATATAAATGCGAAATTTGCAGAGAGGAAGGAAGACATGGACGAGAAAGAGAAAGATTTAAATGAAAACACAGAAAAAGAGAGCACGCCAAGAAAAGAGGTCGAGGATACCTTACATACTCCTGAGAGCTCGCAACCAGTCCAAGAAACTCCTATCGTAGAAGGCGTGACACCAGAAGGAGAGAAATTTGCGGGAGCGACAGAAGAAGCAGCTGAGGCAAGTTCTACACATGCATTTTTTGAAGAGGCAAGCAAAGAACCAGCAAAACCAGCACCAGGACCTAGACGCCCGGGTAATGCTGGCGGCGGTGTTCCTCCTAACCGAGTTACAACAGGTGGAAGTGGCAGCGGGAATGGACAGCCACCGAAACGTGGAAAACATTTTGTAGGTTACTTTTTAACTGCGCTTATCGGAGTTATCATCGGCGGATTAATTATTTTCTTCGTTGCTTGGGATAACGGTGACAATGCAGATAATTCAAGTACTAATGGAAACAAAGCAAGCAAAGTCGAAAAAGTAAGTGTTAATACAACTTCAGATGTTACAAAAGCAGTAGACAAAGTGCAAGATGCTGTAGTAAGTGTATTAAATTACCAATCAACAGCTTCACTTGATGGAACAACTACTTCTGAACAAGAAGCTTCATCAGGATCAGGCGTAATTTACAAAAAAGAAAATGGTAAAGCATACATCGTAACTAATAATCACGTTGTTGCTGATGCCAATAAATTAGAAGTAACTTTCACAAATGGTAAAAAATCAGAAGCGAAATTACTAGGAACAGACGAATGGAATGATTTAGCTGTTTTAGAAATTGATGATAAAAACGTAACCACAGTTGCTGCATTTGGCGACTCTGATTCACTAAAATTAGGTGAACCAGCCATTGCAATTGGTAGCCCACTTGGAACTGAATTTTCAGGTTCTGTAACTCAAGGTATCATCTCTGGCTTAAACCGTGCCGTACCAGTTGATACAAATGGTGATGGAACAGAAGACTGGGAAGCAGACGTAATCCAAACAGATGCAGCTATCAACCCAGGTAATAGTGGTGGTGCTTTAATCAACATCGAAGGACAAGTTATTGGAATTAACTCCATGAAGATTTCGATGGAAAATGTTGAAGGAATTAGCTTTGCGATCCCAAGTAACACAGTAGAACCAATCATTGAACAATTAGAAACAAAAGGTGAAGTAGAACGTCCATCTCTAGGTGTATCATTACGTGACGTTGATACTATTCCAGAAACACAACAACAAAATGTATTGAAATTACCAGATGGCGTTGATTACGGCGCAATGGTACAACAAGTCGTATCTGGTTCAGCAGCTGACAAAGCAGGCCTAAAACAATATGATGTTATCGTTGAACTAAACGGTGAAAAAGTAACTAATTCCATGACATTACGCAAAATCTTATATGGTGATGAAGTGAAAATTGGTGACAAAGTCAAAGTGAAATACTACCGTGATGGTAAAGAAAAATCAACTAACATTCAATTAGAAGCAGCAAAAACAACAACTTGATTAATTAGAAGCCACTCTCTAGCAGTAGAGGGTGGCTTTTTGTATGTGGAAAAGCTGTGGATAGTGTTTTTTTTCAGATATAGATATGGTAGGGAACGTAAATTCTGCTACTAAATATAGCAACAACCTGTGGATATGTGGATAACTTCTGGGGATAACCTGTGTGTAAGCAGTGAATATCTTGTGGAAAAGAACAATTTTGATAATTTAATCAATAAAAGCAGACTTATTTTTGAAAAAAACGCATTTTTTGCGAAAATATGGGACAAAAAAAGAAAAATGTGGATAGAAAGCCATTTATCCACATTTTGAGTAATAACAGCAAGGGAAAGTAAAAGAAAAAAAGATATTACTCAAAATCATAATAGGTGAAAGTTGCTGTGGGAGAGGTGTTTGGTGGATTTTGAAGGGGAAATAATTGGGCAAAATCATAACGGGCGATTCTTGTGGATAACCTGTGGATAGTGAAAATCAACGAACATATATATTGTATGGAATATATGTTCGGACACAAAATAGAGAACCGTCCTGTGGATATGTGGATAATTTTTGTGTATAACTTGTGTATAAGGGTGGGATAACTTGTGGAGAAAGTATTTTGACTAATTTTTTCGTAACGACGTATATTATATGAGAAAAGAACTAAAAAGCAGAAATTAGTTTTAGGTAGTGCTTGGGGCATAATTTGTTGTATCATAAGGGTATTAATAAAATTAAGGGTGGCGCAAATGAATATTCAAATTGTAACGGTGGGAAAACTAAAAGAAAAATATTTAGTGCAGGGAATTGCCGAATATTTAAAGCGTCTGAGTGCATACGCGAAAGTAAATATTGTCGAAGTTGCGGACGAGAAAGCGCCAGAAGTATTGAGCGAGGCGGAAATGAAGCAAGTAAAAGAGAAGGAAGGCGCGCGGATTTTGGCAAAAATCCCAGAAGATGCTTATGTGATTGCGCTTGCGATAGACGGGAAGATGAAGTCGAGCGAGGAATTTGCGGCGGATTTGGATAAGCTCGCGACGTATGGCCGGAGTAAGGTGACGTTTGTGATTGGTGGATCGCTTGGGCTGAGTGAGGCGGTTTTGAAGCGGAGTGATGAACGGATTTCGTTTGGTCGGTTGACGTTGCCGCATCAGTTGATGAGACTTGTGTTGGTGGAACAGGTTTACCGGGCGTTTCGGATTGTGCGGGGGGAGCCTTATCATAAATGATTATATTTTTAACTAAGGTAAATAAATTTTAGGTATAGAAGGTGAGCATATGGAGGAAATAGAAATGCTAGTAAAAAATCTTCAAAAAGAAGAAAATCTTAATGAAATTCGGTATTTACTTTGTAATACAAAACTAATTGATGAATGGAAGTTTCTTTTTTTTCGTGAAAATAGTGGTGTAGCTATTCCAACAAATATTTTTTTTCAAGAAGCAAAATTAGTTTCACTAGGAATAAATGGTCACGAAAATTTTAGCTTTTTGGATAAAAAACAAGCTTTGGATTTATCTACACAAAAAAAGAGCCAATTTGGATTCGTTAACTGTGTTAATTTTGACTCCAATATTATTAGTTATATGGATAGACTTTTTCTTACTAGAGATA from the Listeria seeligeri serovar 1/2b str. SLCC3954 genome contains:
- the yycH gene encoding two-component system activity regulator YycH translates to MMKKTGFRSFVLTLLVILSVVLSYLIWKGQPDYEAINVKEVEKTTIDKTMTTSQVFRPYKLAVNSNGKNYQSLNADLLNELIAQGKSFSFSEVVLANKKNNEEYEKLIHKNGTIEIIYPNNIPFSIFAQIFQVEGEGLESAFFNRIIFDINDTDTGLHSVYFANDDQDNIYQSSLQNKDIDKIEKIVKANESKLTENDKLILNKRNLFLSSDETKLNRKKYIIDSLEINQFTAALFQDSGAVKSEGNTYTDGSSVIEMDTENKVLEYVNPSQERTNPEDLSSVKRAGLIQDSFNFINDHAGWTGDGAYYFTGYNGESATTNFSLFVDNLQVYNENGMADMSVTEGIEAVYKYMRPYFRLDTDVPGEKKEETLPSSYSVYEELSSNPNLRAEDIQEIVPGYHMTRSESSGMNRIVTLEPTWLYKYHNKWFIFQQTKEGE
- a CDS encoding two-component system regulatory protein YycI: MDWRRTQLIFIVTLLILNVFLAVIYFNKQLSDDPDTIGNETLEERLKADNITYPNLSSKPTNGAIFTTERAAFTAKDVSDLSGQSITLKDNNKEIYSVLQTPIKAGKKGNSADFKKFMETEIYRGESYEFWDYDKEAKTLTFNQLINNNMVLFDEAGQITFYLDSNDQVVSYEQTWMSKQDDLKEKTNLMSAADALEAVYQHGELKQDSDVVSATFGYYTTVQLPSGNVYFPVWCFEVEHADKTNYILVNAKDEQVINQSDNQTTTTPVSELSSRQNVK
- a CDS encoding MBL fold metallo-hydrolase, which produces MFANKILTEKDTEQIRFSILASGSSGNATLVETGDQKILVDCGLSGKKMEGLFAQVGRDMSDLDAILITHEHSDHIKGLGVLARKYKLPIYANAKTWQAMDNMIGEVSSDQKFQFDMETVKSFGSMQVESFGVSHDAIEPMFYIFHKGNKKFVMITDTGYVSDRMKGHIAGADAYLFESNHDVEMLRMGRYPWNVKRRILGDEGHVSNEDAAIAMSEVITDQTKRIYLGHLSKDNNMKELARMSVTQTLMAEGIDVGGNLEIFDTDPENATSIFTI
- a CDS encoding S1C family serine protease, whose amino-acid sequence is MDEKEKDLNENTEKESTPRKEVEDTLHTPESSQPVQETPIVEGVTPEGEKFAGATEEAAEASSTHAFFEEASKEPAKPAPGPRRPGNAGGGVPPNRVTTGGSGSGNGQPPKRGKHFVGYFLTALIGVIIGGLIIFFVAWDNGDNADNSSTNGNKASKVEKVSVNTTSDVTKAVDKVQDAVVSVLNYQSTASLDGTTTSEQEASSGSGVIYKKENGKAYIVTNNHVVADANKLEVTFTNGKKSEAKLLGTDEWNDLAVLEIDDKNVTTVAAFGDSDSLKLGEPAIAIGSPLGTEFSGSVTQGIISGLNRAVPVDTNGDGTEDWEADVIQTDAAINPGNSGGALINIEGQVIGINSMKISMENVEGISFAIPSNTVEPIIEQLETKGEVERPSLGVSLRDVDTIPETQQQNVLKLPDGVDYGAMVQQVVSGSAADKAGLKQYDVIVELNGEKVTNSMTLRKILYGDEVKIGDKVKVKYYRDGKEKSTNIQLEAAKTTT
- the rlmH gene encoding 23S rRNA (pseudouridine(1915)-N(3))-methyltransferase RlmH, which encodes MNIQIVTVGKLKEKYLVQGIAEYLKRLSAYAKVNIVEVADEKAPEVLSEAEMKQVKEKEGARILAKIPEDAYVIALAIDGKMKSSEEFAADLDKLATYGRSKVTFVIGGSLGLSEAVLKRSDERISFGRLTLPHQLMRLVLVEQVYRAFRIVRGEPYHK